The proteins below come from a single Aptenodytes patagonicus chromosome 2, bAptPat1.pri.cur, whole genome shotgun sequence genomic window:
- the NSMAF gene encoding protein FAN isoform X2, with protein MSNIKFTKNSTLKMFSKESKTIQRSVSFSNMALSSCLILPGDTTVISSSWDNHIYFYSIAFGRQQDILMGHDDAVSKICWHDGRLYSASWDSTVKVWHCVPGETLSNKKHHFELLAELEHDVSVNTINLNAANTILASGTKEGTISVWDVTTATMLHQLQCHSGTVFDAAFSPDSRHLLSAGEDCCFKVIDVQTGMLISSVTADEPQRCFKWDGNTILSGSQSGELLIWDLLGGKVIERIKGHTGAVMSMWMNEQCNSVITGGEDKQIMFWKLQY; from the exons ATGAGCAATATAAAATTCACAAAGA ATTCAACTTTGAAGATGTTTTCCAAAGAATCAAAAACAATCCAGAGAAGTGTGTCCTTTTCAAACATG gCTTTGTCATCCTGTCTAATCTTACCAGGAGATACCACTGTCATAAGTTCTTCATGGGACAATCATAT ATATTTTTATTCAATTGCATTTGGAAGACAGCAAGACATCTTAATGGGACATGATGATGCAGTCAGTAAGATCTGTTGGCACGATGGGCGTTTATATTCTGCATCTTGGGATTCCACTGTGAAG GTGTGGCACTGTGTTCCTGGAGAGACCTTGAGCAATAAAAAACACCACTTTGAACTGCTTGCAGAGTTAGAACACGATGTTAGT GTGAATACAATCAACCTTAATGCTGCAAATACTATACTAGCATCTGGAACCAAAGAGGGTACCATTAGCGTTTGGGATGTTACTACAGCAACAATGTTGCACCAGTTGCAGTGTCATTCTGGGACTGTGTTTGATGCTGCTTTTAGTCCCG aCAGCAGACATCTACTCAGCGCAGGAGAGGACTGTTGTTTTAAAGTAATAGATGTACAAACTGGAATGCTTATATCTTCTGTAACTGCGGATGAGCCACAGAG GTGCTTCAAATGGGATGGAAATACCATCTTATCAGGAAGTCAGTCTGGTGAATTACTGATTTGGGACCTTCTTGGAGGAAAAGTTATTGAAAGAATCAAAGGACATACAG gtgCTGTAATGTCCATGTGGATGAATGAACAGTGCAACAGTGTTATTACAGGAGGGGAAGACAAACAAATCATGTTCTGGAAACTGCAATACTAA